The genomic interval GTCTTAGGGCCTATTTGGGGTGCTTAAAATTCTAAAAAGTAGCTgattggtagccagcttctgagaatctggctTCTGGCttgttcattttctggattctacaactacaactccttagaatctggaccaaaagctagtctgtttgggggagcttctgattctggtaGAAGCTACAGCAACTAAAAGCTCCCCCAAATAGACCCTTAGACTCTCGGTCTGTTGGCCTGATATTTCTTTTGGCTCGTTCGGCTCGCGAGCATCTCAGTAAGATAGCTAACAAACTAAAATCTTTGACTCAGCTCGTTAACATTTCTTGAAGAATTGAGTGGAGCCAATCACAAGCCGAACGATCTATTATGGTTACATCTAGGCAGGGGCAgatccaggaacaaaaaaaTTGGGGGGCTCAGTTACACAGACCACAGTATCTTCAATCTCCAGCCATTTAGGAACCTTTACTTTatcattcatggtgaaaaaatcGAAAGGGGTGCTCCggggggtatccatgggtcttgtgggtgtagaggggacttgagtcccccctgcacccacgttggatccgcccctgcatcCAAGCACGGGCAGAGCCACCGCTCGGCTTGCACGGGCAGCCGTCCGGGCTCGCCGTCTAATACACCATTGAACTTTTATTGTTTTGAAAGGATTAAAGTTGAAAATATTATAGCAAATACTAGATATATTTAAATTTGTCTGAGCTTAAAAAATTTCCTAGCTCCGCCACTACATCCAGGCATACTGATCTGGTGACATAGACAAAAGAAGATGGCACCTGGCCTGGTGGGCTGATGGGCAAATGTGTTGGAGGACACAGGGAGACACGAACCTTTGGTTAGATTTTTACGATatgtgatactccctccgtcccattttaagtgtaactATAAGTAAGTTTtcgcgtccaactttgatcgtccgttttatttgaaaaaattatataattagtatttttgttgttatgagatgataaaatatgaatagtattttacttGTGACTTatgcttttattttgtttttttaaaaaaataaataagacggaAGGTCAAAGTTGGATACGAAAACTatgactgcacttaaaatgatacggagggagtagttataaTCTGTCTGACTGGCTTCTGAATTTTGATGGGAATTTGTTTCAGATATGCTTACGTGCACATACCTCCACTGTACCGTATATATAGTCAATTACCACTTCGTCTCTGCATATGTACGTAAAACATGCATGTGATATGACTAAACCAATAACCGTATAGTATATGGTTTCTGCAGCTAGAAATCAAAACGATATCGAGAGGGCCAGGGCCCAGAGCATCATTTAACTAGCAACTAGATAATCAATTGCGAGCTAAGTTTACATAgcatgcaaattaagcaaacgtCTTGTACTCTTGTGTGGAGTGCTTGCTGGAGTGTGGATAAATAGGTCTTCACAGGGAAGAGCCGGGAAAAGTCTTACACAAGCCCctgcatcctctctctctctctctctcgctccgtCCTCCCCATTACACACACATGGATGCTAACCACGACAAGGTTGTGGAGAGCGGCAGCCGCGGGGGCCGGGGACCGGTGCGGACGATCTGCGTCTTCTGCGGCAGCAGGCGGGGGAACCGGCCGTCCTTCAGCGCTGTCGCTCTCGACCTCGGAAAGCAGCTGGTGAGTCTCGTCGCGTCTTGAGCAATTAATCGATAGTattagctagctactagctagccaTCCATCCAAAAGCTTCAGCTTCCAATGCCATTGTCCATGGAGAAGATGTGTCCTGCTCACTTGGGTATAGTTCTACACTGTCTAGCTCTGACGACGCCCCCAAGCTTATTCCCCCTCCCTTTCGCTCTCGGTCTTTACCCTCTCCTAGCCTCACCCACGAAGGCCTCCATTGATCCACGCAGGTCGAGAGGGAGCTCGATCTGGtctacggcggcggcagcggcggcctgaTGGGCCTCGTCTCCAAGACCGtccacgacggcggccgccaCGTCCTCGGGTACGCACGACGACGCACATACACAGTCACTGACTTAACTGTGCCTGCTGATCGATCCATCTGCTGATCACGTCGATGCATCTGTAAATGCATGCAGGGTCATCCCTAGTGCTCTCCTACCTGAAGAGGTATAGCAAGCGAATCTCTTGTGTGGAGCTGGAGTAGCCAGTATACGATTGGTCTATTGTCTATCACTTCCTAAAAGATCTTTTACTGCACACACGCATACATATGGAACGTGTTTATTTTACCTTGGTGGTACTACTATGATTTTGTGCAAGCCTTTCCTAGGTGTCAGGGGAGACGTTGGGAGAGGCGAAAGTGGTCAGGGACATGCATGAGCGCAAGTCAGAAATGGCGAAACACGCCGACGCTTTCATCGCCCTGCCAGGTGAGCTGTTAGCCGACTtgtcaacccccccccccccccctctctctctctctctcacacacacacacacacacattgaCACAATGACACTGATGCAAACACAAACGAGAATTAATTGGCTAATAGTAGTTAGCTAGTAGGGCCTAGGAGTGATCTTAGCTTAATTAACAACTTAATTGCCGCGTGATGCGCAGGTGGTTACGGGACAATCGAAGAACTGTTGGAGATCATAGCGTGGGCGCAGCTGGGGATCCACAACAAACCGGTACTAAAAGCTACTCCAGTAGCTTAATACTATTAGCTTAACTTAGTTTGTCGTATTTAACTGCCATTTGCATTCTATAATCTTATTGTCCTTGGCCGGTGGATAGGGATTAGCTAGCTAGATTGATGGATAgcgcttagcttagcttagcttataGCTAGGCCGTCATGCTTCATGGCCTAATCATTTTCGACATGATCTCCCAATGAATAAACTAGTAGTAgtaacaaacatatataaatattgttggTGTTGTTTTCGTTAGGTGGGGCTGCTCAATGTGGACGGCTACTACAACAACTTACTCTCGCTGTTCGACAAGGGCGTCGAGGAAGGGTTCatcgacgccgcggcgcggaACATCTTCGTCCTCGCCGACAACGCCGGCGAACTACTGACCAAgctgacggaggcggcggcagcggcagcggtggcggttgagggcggcgacggggatcaggtcgacggcgaggccacggccgcggcggctggcTTGAAGAGGAAAAGAAGCTAGCTATAGCCGTGTGAGCATTGGCCGGCCGTCGTTCTAAGTGTGACTCAATTTCCTCCGGATCGATCCTTTGTTGCTTTTCGTTGGATCGAATCATCGAAGTGTGTTTAATTCGATTCTAAGTGTTGATGTAATATCGGACCTGCCGAACTGGAACCAGGCtttatttcatttcatttgcTAACCTCTTGGCGAGCAATATGCATGCCGTGCTTAAAATGTAGCACGACAAGCTTCTATATATGTATGCTCGGTATAAGCACTCGTAAGCATATGTAAATCAAGTTTACAACTTTATGTCTCTCTACAACTTGAATTGGCATGTAATGAGCAGCAGCACTAGACCGTATGCAATCTTATATCATGTGCTAATTGCATGAATAATGCATGTAGAGCAAaaggttctctctctctcccgcgttTGATGCCGATCCAGTGGTCTCCTTTGTGGGCTCGTGGCCGAAAACACAAAGCAGTAGTGAGGACTCTTGTTCATTAGAAAGCTGGATTACTAGACAAAAGGATGTTTTATGGCTTGTTAAAATTTTAGATTAAAAATGTGGATTGTAAACTACTTTAAACATTCCAAGACCTCAAGAAGAACCATAGGTAGCACATGACACTATACTCCATCCAGGTATCCATCACATTCACAGCTGGCTTGGCAGTAGCTAGCAGTGGAAGCATATCACTGCACGCAGGTAAGGTAAAAACGCTTTGCCATAAAGGAGGCGAGCAAAGCGGCGGGAGGCGATGGGCGCAggcccaccgccgcgcccatTGGATCTTCCGCGACGCCCGGTGGCCGGTGGTACGCACTCTCACCTCACGTACTACGTACGTACCTGCATGCATGCTGCGACGCCCGCTCGATCGGCAAGTGGGGTGGGCGCGCTCTAGCTTCTCCCattgccgcgcgcggcgcgtgtGCCCCCCACACACAATTTATTATAACCACGCGGCCTGCACGCCTGCCCCGCCTGTGGTAcgcgctgccgcctgccgcccacTGCCTGCCTCTCTGCCTGCTTCCCCTCCCCGGCCCGCGCCACCCGCTGGCCTGCGTGTGTCGTTTTGCCCGCTCGCACCGCGCCCGCGCGGGGGCCGGCTCGGGCGCTCGGCTGGCTCGCCCCATCATCGCCCGCCCgttgcgtcgtcgtcgtctcgtcgcGCGCTGTGCTGTGCTGGCCCCTGGCCGTGGCCGTGTCCCAGCCGCAGCTAGCGCAGCCCACAGCGCGCGCAGGGGTGGCCGTTGTCCCAATTATTGTCTATACTACGGGAGCGTATAGCGAGGACGAGGCGCTGTtgccctttcttttttttcctcccatgTCCGACTCTGAGGTCTGCTTCTGCGCGCGCACTGTGCAGCGCGTGCGTGCGCCTTTGCGAGTTGCGACCCCTTTGGGCTTTTGCCTTTTGGCCCAGCCGGCCAAGCCGTACGCGCACTTGTTGGAGATGCCCTGCCGGCCGCTGCGCTGGCTGCAGGCGACGCGATTGGCAACGCGAGGCGAGGCGACTAGGCCAGGGTGCTATTTGGTTCTCACATCGTCGTCAAGTCTCGACTCGACGGCGCTGcggctgcaagcctgcaaggcTGGCTGCGACTGCAACCGAGGTGGTGCGGTGTCCTGTTCGTCCCATGTTGGCGTCCCGATTATTTGCGGCACGGGGAGTCGGGACGGACGAGGAGAGGGCAagcaaagcttttttttttttttgggtggtacCACAATGTGTACTGGGCAAGTACGTACGGGCGCGAGTAGTAAAGGTGAACTGAAACCATTCACGTCACGAGTCTGTAACGATTGAGAGGAAACCGGGGAATTTAATTCCTCTGCTGGCCCCCTACATCTGCAAAGGTGAGATCGATGTCCCTGTAACGTACGACGATTGCTCCGAGTTGGATAGGCCTATGTATGTGACGCACGGTATGCAAAACCATGCAGTTATCACACAGTTACCCCGTACGATAACATCCTCAGTTTTTAAACCACAGTAATCCCCGCGATAACTGCCTTATCGTAGGGTGATGACAATCTAATCCAAAACGGTTTGGTGAACCCTGATGTGATGTTGTGTGTTCACTCAGCCTTAATCTGCGATGCCGTTTACTGCAAGAGAAACCGTGTACTCCGTCCATCCCAAAAATACTCCAATCCTAGATTTCCGAGATGGAGTTAAGGAGGGAGATAAAAGACCAAAATATCTCTATAATTAGTAGTAAAGGTATATTAGTGGGTGCGTAGGTGATGAGGGATAAAATGTTTTGATTTGTGGACCAATGGTAAATAAAAATGTAGATGTTGatctattttagaaaaaaaataaactgtagaagtttgtttattttgggatggagggagagagTACATGATATGGTTTACCGATGCACATTGCACCCTTCTCCATCACCACATTGCACCCTCCCCAATGTCCGATATGATTATCTGCTGCTTTTATGGCACTCACAGCGCATGGCACACCAAACCAGGCTCACAATCTTTACGTAACAAAAAAAGTAGAGCCACACACCTCCATAGTGCACTGTATCCCCATTGGGTCTAGGAACTTCTTCATATCTAGATCTAGTCATCGAGGCCCCTTCCTACTGAAGGCGACTTCGGCCGGCGAGATCAACGACGAGCCGGCCACGCTGGGCAATGGACATGTAGCTTCATGGCAGCAGCTAGCCTCGTTGTCAATGACACTTTCCGGGTCATCGATGCCTTCCCCTTTCTCTCCTGCTTTCTACCCCTCTTTCTTGCCTTTTGTTTTCCATGCCACCTTTTTGCTTCTCCCTTACGAGGCCACTAGGTCTTAACAGGGACGAGCAACTCAATCACTAGGGACACAAACATGTGCCAAACGCATGTGAATGGTTAAATGTAGTGCACTGAGGACAAACGCCACCTCACTATATTGTGAATAGCCTTATGGAGTACATGGGGGAATGCATGGCGATtcagaaatacaatttttttagttGAATGAATGTACTGAGTATGAAATGAATGTGAAGTTTTGACTTCATGTTGACAGAAAAACATCGAGAGGGGGGGGTGTTGGTCAAGGTAGAACATATCATCAAAAACTTTCTGGATCACAAGGTGGGAAGGTTTGAGCAGGATGGAGATGATAGAAGAGAGGTTTGTCTATGGAGCATTGCTGCCCAAACGAAGAGGAACTAGAAACTGAAGTCGAGGTTGCAGCAAATTTCGTCGAAATTGTTGGAGGGCATTTTGGGTTCAACGGAACATAGcatgtactccatccattccaaaatataaatattcgaaTTCACTATTTCACTTGCAACAGATTTTTGGCTCCTATCTTTCGATTTTTCTTATCTAATCTTGCATCAAGATTTAGGTTCTTCTATATCCAACTTGCATTTACACTTAGTTACAGAGAAGCAGTTAGTCATTATGACTAAGTGCTTGCATTTAATTACTTGCATTTTCATAGCAAGGTGGTGCTTTTTTAAGTATGTTTATATCTCTTATATCTCCTCTTTTAAGTAGTTAATCAATTACTtttaatcatgatttttttacataGTGTGTATTAGAAAAGTTATAACGAACTTAAtagtgtaactataatgtaagttttaaatcttatacagtgtaattataatataaatggaTATAATTTTACAGtgtaaaattgattttgaatgTTTATATGGAAGTGGCGTCGTAAATATAGTCCGTCTCTTTTTTAAGGGGTGGGGTGAATTGAGGGAAGAGATGGCATTGACGCACCCAAATTTAGTGGAGCAATGTGATCCTTCGGAATATCCAAATGCAGGCCTCCATATCTTCATTTCATATGGAGGATCATCCAAAGATTCCCCGCTATATTTCTTGACACTGTAGCGGATCATTCATATTACATCTTTCAAAATTTACTCTCCAACCTTTTAATAATAAGTATCATTTAACTAcctgatgacgctctctctcgtggcccaatcttctggtgaggggataactctcgctttgatcgagtgtgACGTTTGCGACATGGCTACCAACCAAATGAAGTCCAGGATGCCgggcaatcgctacaccacaaacaatgtcgtaccaaccgtgacgcgcggttgatgatccctgcaatgcaaacgagagaacactgcaagaacaagataagatgcaatctaaatattgcgaataggtgattaagcacaaagaaatagttgcgattgaagtggtagatctaatagACCCGgtaaatcaacacaccaactattgggggctctgaatcaatagtcgccaactaatcgagcgaggactaaagacaaggtgaatggcacttgacaaaattcaactaaacaaaacccaaatgtttttgaggatgtacaaagctatttatagaggaaaataaagctagggttaagtttggaggtggagggagacactttcGAGATGGACCTAGTCTATtataaggcccaaggcccaagttcggttttAGCAACAACACTGTCTTATTTTGGCGATTCCCattgactcgagatgaatttggacacaagaccggatgcgtttgaaaggtagcgagataagctttccacgaagtctaagatcacccaaatcggagttggcatgaaggcactaggtccgtttgaagttagTGCTGTCTCCGGATGCCGAActggacttggacttggaattaTCATTGGAACGTGTGAAGTTATGAGCgtatccgacaaagtgatatcCTCATCATCCTCTCCTTCTTGAATTggagtcgtcctcgactcaatCCCGTTTTCTTGATTGTGTGCACTCTCTCGTCCAGTGGCCATCCTTGGAGGTGTCTCATCGTGAAAAACATCCTCATATtactgcaaaaggttagtaacaaCGGGTGGCAAAGAATATAAAGTACTAGGAGCAGTAGCCAATGTGAGTATAGGATCTTTGCAAAATAGAGCATAGCAACAAGAATCTGGCTCATCTAGTgcacatatattatatttagaaGCCAACAAAGCACCCTTCAACTTAATTTCATTCTTTGTGATACTTAGTTCTATTTTACTAGTTGAAGCAGGATGTTTAGCAATAATCTGATTTTCACTTTTCGCTTTCTTTTCACATTCAAGTCTTGCAAGATCATCTTTCAAAGCAGCGGCTGGAGTCATAGAATGCAAAACAACTCTTTTACCATCGAacataaatttatatgtatTAGTCCTACCATAAGAAACAACTTCTCTATCATATTGCCATGGTCGCCCCAAAATAACAGAACAAGCTTGCATAtgcacaacatcacattcaatTTGATCATGGTAGGAGCCTATAGAAAAAGGTATTTTAACCAAGCGGGTTACCTTCATCTTACCACATGTATTAAACCACTGAATATGATAcggatgtggatgtggatgggTAGTCAAGCCAAGCTTCTTGACCATCTCTTCACTTGCTAAATTGTTGCAACTCCCGCTATCAATAATCATTTTGACGGTATGGCCTTTCACAAGAACTTTGCTTTGGAACAAATTGTGACGTTGGTTTTGCTCTTCACACTTCTCTTTAGCACTAAGTGCTAGCTTGACAATTAGGCTAGGATACTGATCTAGCGACTCTGGATGCAAATGGACTTTCTCGATGTCATCATTATCTTGTCCTCATGCGTGGTCAGTGGCAGCTAAAGCATATTCATCATCACAATCACTAGCAGAAGTATACTCACCATCAACATTCACAAATAGAGCTCGCCGATTTGGACAGTCACGTGCAATGTGTCCAATGCCATGGCACCTATGACATGTAGTATCACAGGTACGTCCAGTGGAAACTACTAAAGTTTCACTCTTGGCTGGAGTCTGAACTGAAGCATTTTTGCTTGTTTCTTGAGCATGGGATGGCGTGGAGGTAGGTGGTGTGGAAGAAGCTGGACGAACGTCAGTAGTAGATTGACGTGGTGTTGACTGTCATGTAGAAGTAGCACCTGCAAAAGAACTCCTATGCTTGTTGCGTCCCTGCACTTCTCTTTCAGCTTTGCAAGCAAAATGGAATAATCTATTCATGGTATTGTATTATTTATATTCAAGAATATCCCGCATCTCTCTATTAAGACCTCCATAGAACCTAGAAATTCTAGCATCCTCAGTTTCTTGCAAATCACAGCGTGACAAAGCAATCATCATCTCTTGATAGTATGTTTCTACAAAATTGGGACCTTGTCTTAAAAGTTGTAGTTTATTTAACATGTCACGAGcatagtaagaaggaacaaatctagaCCTCATTGTACGTTTCATATCATCCCATGTTCTAGGTCTAAGTCCTCTACCACATATATCATTCCACCATAGAGATGCAAAGGAGGTAAATTCACTACTGGCAGCTTTAACTTTCTTATTATCAGGAAAATCATAGCAAGAGAATTTTTGCTCAACAGCTAACTTCCAATCTAGATAAACAGAAGGCTCAAACTTACCATCAAAAGAAGGCATAGTAAATTTTACCTTAGATAAAGGATCATCTTTGTCCCTAACTCGATGTTGTCTTCTATTTCCAACactctcgtcttcctcctcatcatcagcaACAGATTGCTCTTCGTCTTCATCGTCATATCTTTGGTGTCGATGAGCAGTGGCACCTACACCTTCTTCACCTGCAGCCTCAAGTAAACCAATGCGTCGCACAATATTTTCATGTCCAATATTCATATTCTGAATGTTTTCAGTTAATTGTTTATGTGATTGATTCATTTTCTCAATTTGATCCACTACTTTTACCAGGCTTTCACTTAAGGTTTTTAAATGTTTATCTATGCTTTCCTTGTATGATTTACTATTACACATCAACTCTTCATACCAATTTTCCATGCCCTTCAGTTTATGCGCTAGATTCTCCAATGTTGGTTCGTCGGAACTTGTACCTGACATCGTTATCAAGCAAAAGAAACTCACAAGAAAGTGTCAGTTCCTAACAATCAATAAATATGTGGAGCTTTTGAAGGCACTCAACACTTAAGCATATACCAAATTCTTATAATATTCTCAAAGAATGCAAAACAGGTCAATCACCGTGGCTGGTTCGTGGCACAATGACACGCTTGATGAGTGGAGCGATTGCAAGGCCGAACCTGTAAAGGTTAGTAATAtgttgtcacgccccgaactagtcccgagcggaactagcccgtgacgctccaaattaacttgttaatcgataccagtcccaggaattagtgctggtatcacaggaagatagaatatcacagcaacagaggtctctttattatagagtaggagtacaatcatgttgggctgcggacagatcccgagttcacaactgcattacaaaagggaagcagaagccaagacttggaccaaacatcacaggcgcgacttgggaactaggccgaaaccctaaaactcatcgtagccggcttgc from Oryza glaberrima chromosome 3, OglaRS2, whole genome shotgun sequence carries:
- the LOC127767580 gene encoding probable cytokinin riboside 5'-monophosphate phosphoribohydrolase LOG4, with amino-acid sequence MDANHDKVVESGSRGGRGPVRTICVFCGSRRGNRPSFSAVALDLGKQLVERELDLVYGGGSGGLMGLVSKTVHDGGRHVLGVIPSALLPEEVSGETLGEAKVVRDMHERKSEMAKHADAFIALPGGYGTIEELLEIIAWAQLGIHNKPVGLLNVDGYYNNLLSLFDKGVEEGFIDAAARNIFVLADNAGELLTKLTEAAAAAAVAVEGGDGDQVDGEATAAAAGLKRKRS